In one window of Pseudomonas sp. IAC-BECa141 DNA:
- a CDS encoding FAD/NAD(P)-binding oxidoreductase has product MNDQHWGPSISADIVVIGGGTAGIGFVASLLKRDPGLNITVIEPSTQHYYQPAWTLVGGGAYDAKDTARPMNKVMPRQATWIQAAVTGIDPDQRRLTLNDQRTVTYQNLIVCPGLRLAWEKIEGLQESLGQHGVTSNYSYQHAQYTWDQVQKLRGGKALFTQPPIPIKCAGAPQKALYLSCDHWLKRNVLGKVDVEFNLAGAALFGVPTFVPPLMKYIEKYNARLAFNSNLVKVDGPAKTAWFEVKDADGNVTRQAKTFDLLHVVPPQVSPDFVAQSPLADAAGWCEVNPHTLQHPRYPEVFALGDICGTTNAKTAAAVRKQVVVVAQNLLALRKALALPLKYDGYGSCPLTVEKGKVILAEFGYAGKLLPTFPLDPTVPRRSAWWLKATLLPWFYWNGMLKGREWLTSLSRVD; this is encoded by the coding sequence GCGATCCCGGCCTGAACATCACGGTGATCGAGCCGAGTACCCAGCATTACTACCAGCCGGCCTGGACGCTGGTCGGCGGCGGCGCCTATGACGCCAAAGACACCGCCCGACCGATGAACAAGGTGATGCCGCGCCAGGCCACCTGGATTCAGGCGGCGGTGACCGGCATCGATCCTGATCAGCGCCGCCTCACCCTCAACGATCAACGCACTGTCACCTATCAGAACCTGATCGTCTGCCCCGGCCTGCGCCTGGCGTGGGAGAAGATCGAAGGCCTGCAGGAAAGCCTCGGCCAGCACGGCGTCACGTCCAACTACAGCTATCAGCATGCGCAATACACCTGGGATCAGGTGCAGAAACTGCGCGGCGGCAAAGCCCTGTTCACACAGCCGCCGATCCCGATCAAATGCGCCGGCGCGCCGCAAAAGGCGCTGTACCTGTCCTGCGATCACTGGCTCAAGCGCAATGTGCTGGGCAAGGTCGACGTCGAGTTCAATCTTGCCGGCGCCGCGCTGTTCGGCGTCCCGACCTTCGTGCCGCCGCTGATGAAGTACATCGAAAAATACAACGCGCGGCTGGCGTTCAATTCCAATCTGGTAAAAGTCGACGGCCCAGCGAAAACCGCCTGGTTCGAGGTCAAGGACGCGGACGGCAACGTCACCCGTCAGGCGAAAACATTCGATCTGCTGCACGTCGTCCCGCCGCAGGTTTCGCCGGATTTCGTCGCCCAGAGCCCGTTGGCCGACGCTGCCGGATGGTGCGAGGTCAACCCGCACACACTGCAACACCCGCGCTATCCCGAAGTGTTTGCCCTGGGCGATATCTGCGGCACCACCAATGCGAAAACTGCGGCGGCAGTGCGCAAGCAGGTCGTGGTGGTGGCGCAAAACCTGTTGGCCCTGCGCAAGGCACTGGCGCTGCCGCTGAAGTACGACGGCTACGGCTCCTGCCCGCTGACGGTGGAGAAGGGCAAGGTGATCCTCGCCGAGTTTGGCTACGCCGGAAAACTGCTGCCGACCTTTCCCCTCGACCCGACCGTACCGCGCCGTTCCGCGTGGTGGCTGAAGGCGACGCTGCTGCCATGGTTCTACTGGAACGGCATGCTCAAGGGGCGCGAATGGCTGACGAGTCTGTCCAGGGTCGACTGA